Genomic window (Opitutaceae bacterium):
TGCAGCGCCCTCATCATCATCGCCACACCGAGACTGAACGCCACATAGGGCGTTAGGTGGACCAAGGTTGTCATGTTGCTCTCCGTTTTTAGATGCCGGCGCTTGTGGGGGCCGAATCCCGCGAAGTTCACCCGGCACTCAATGCGTGACGGGAAACCCCATGGGCAAAGAAACAAAATCCCTTCCCGCCTATCGCAATGCGGCGGTCATACCGAGATTTCGGTAGGCCCAACTGTGGAACCGAAACCGAGTTTATTCCCAGCAGGACGGGGTGACAACGACCCCTCTCCATGCAGGGTTCTCTGTTATTCAGGAACCGTGGGCTACCAGCGCCGCCTTAACCACAGCTTTCACGTTGCCCAAACAACATGAGCCCTGTGGATTGCGAATTTCACAGGCGCAAAGACCGGCCTTCATTTCGCTGGCGATGCGCTCAACAACGGTGGACTTCCCCGAGGCCGCAATTTCCTCCCGCACCATCGCCGGCGTAAAGCCGAAGCAGTAACACACAGGGGCGTTCTCCGCGTCCTTCTGAGTTATGGGCCGCCGCACGTTAGCTTTCGTCAAAGTAAGCCCGCCGACTGAAAAATAAACGACCTGGCACTCCGGCGTTCCGCAAAAATAGAACGCCCCATGATTTACCGCCGTAAGAAACTCCGGGCGGACCTGATGTTTGAGGGTGAGCGTGGAAACGGTCCGGCCCGGACGTTTGCACTGTGGGCAGAACGCCTTGGTCTTAGCTTGAGGGGCTCCCTCCGTCGCTGAAGCGCTCTTTTCGGGTGAACAACAATCGGACATTGCTGGAATGAGTTATTTGAGCGGCTCGGCTTTGAATCCCGTGCCGTCGATATGGGCGATCAGCGTTGCTTGCGAGACCACGGCGGCGTCGTAAGTGATTTCGGCTTCCTTGGTGGCGTAGCGCACCGCAGCGGAGCGAACCCCCGCGACCCGCTGCAATGTGCCCTCAATCCCGACCGCACATGCCGCACAATCCATACTTGGAATTCGCACCCGGAGCACCGACCCACCTGCTGTGGTGGTCGAAGCGGGACGCGCTCGATCAGCTACGCTACGCGCCGCTTCGGGGAATAGCGCGACTCCGGCGACGACAAGCGTGCAAAAGCTCAGAAGCACCAACGGCCAGCGCTTCGCCGGTAGCCTCGCACACGCAGCGTCAGCGGCGCATTGCAGCCGTCGAGCGCGGATGGCCAGAAACCATGCGACTATCAGCAATCCCACCGTGACTCCCAGGAAAATGGGGCGTGAAGCCGCAAACCAACCCGCGGCGGCAAAACTCCCAAGCCCTAAAGCGACGGCGGCCAGCGGACCAATGCAACACAACGAAGCGGCCAGAGCGGACAGGAGCCCGCCTGCCAGAATCCACGATTGCTTTGCCGATTTCATGAACGCAGCTTACACTCTATACCATAGTATAAGGTCAACCCACACCATCATGACCATCGGAGAACTTGCCAAACAGGCGGGAGTGAACGTCCAGACGGTGAGGTATTACGAACGCGTAAAGCTGTTCCCCGCAACCCACCGGTGGCCAGGGTCCGGTTACCGTGACTTTGACGACGACGCGTTGCGGCGCCTCCGCTTCATCCTATCAGTCAAGGAACTCGGCTTCACCCTCCGCGAGATCAAGGAGTTGATCGACCTGCAAATTCTTCCCGGCGAATCGTGCGCCGAAGTGAAACAACTGCTCGAATCAAAACGGGACGAAATCGACCGACGAATGAAGGAAATGAAGCGGTTGCGTCGCAATTTGGATGAACTTGTCGACGCGTGCCAGGCGCGTAGCACAGATGCGACCTGCCCCGCACTCTGGGCAATGATGACTCGCGCGGAAAAAGCACCGAAGCGCTGAAATCAACCAACCGTGTCCAATCCCTCCCACCCACGGGTGAGAACGCCCGGCCGTTATCGATCCAGATCTAACTCGATTTGTCCGCGTCGATTTCTCTCCATGCAGGTGAGCGGTTTGGTAAACCGAATTTCGACGGCGAACGTATCGGCTTCGTGCTCACGATCCGCTTGCAGCTCCGGTTGCGCGCGCACGCGCGCCAAGGTGTGTTCCTCAATCGCCAAGAACAGAGGCGCGAGGTTGTGGCCGCGCACGACCACCAACCAATCGCCGACCTCGATCTTGATCGTGTCCGGCTCCGCGTAATCCCAGCGCGCCTCGACATAGTGCATCCACGGCAGATTCCGGCGCTGATCCTTGCCATCGTCGAACGTGACGTGGCTCGGGTTCGCGCCCGCATCGAAATACAGCTTCGGTTTTCTGAGCGGAGCGCGTTCCATCACGCCTTCCTCCCTTCACCCTGAGCCGTTGCGAGCCCGCGCAGCTTCCTGACGGCGCTGTGCCAGGCTTCCCGCACGCCAGCCCGCAGACCGCGTGTGGCCCTCGGGGCAAGTCGCTCATCGAGCGTGAGCCGATGCCGGGCCATGAACTCCGTGGCCAATTCGCGGCCCGGATCGGGCCGCGCGAGCCGGCTCAGGATTTCCGCCTTGTTGGAAAGATAGATGGCATGAGCGCCACGATAGCGGGTGTTGCCGACGTAGAATTGGCGACGGGCCAGCGCCCGCATGGCGACCTCGCCCAAGACCAGCAGCGATTCCTCCGACGTGCTGCCCTGCGAACGGTAGGACGTAAGCGCGTGACCGTAGGTCCACGCGGCAAACGTGCGAGGCAGCTCCCGCCCATCGGTGAACACGATGCGATCCGCTTTCGGATCGACCTGCGCCACCTCCTTGAAATCGCCGTTCGCGAATCCCGCATCGTCTTCCCGCCCGCGAATCAAGAGCCGGTCGCCCACGGACACGGCGAGCGATTGCGCCCGGCCCACTTCGAACGCCGCCCGTTGCTTGCGGGTGATCTTCGCCTCTCGACCCTTGGGACCGCGCACCCGCAGACCATCGGGCAGGACGGCGATGACCTCAGCCGCGACGCCTCGCTTGAAAAAGCGCGTATCCCGCGCGAACAGCAACCGGTCGCCGGGGCGGTATTGGTCCCAATGGATCTTCTGCTCCTCCGTCCACGTGAGCGGTTTCACGGCCTCGCGCGTGACCTCGGCTTCGCCCAGCAGGCCCGCCTGTCGGAGCGCGGGCCGCACCTGCGCATTGAAGCGCTCGATTTCCTCCCAGAACGGAATCACCACGAGCGTTTCGATCCCACGCATCCGATTGCCCACATAGTGCTCCGCCGCCTGGGCAAACATGGCGTTGTCGTCCGCCGCCTCACGGATCAAACCGCGCCGGTCGGCAAAGCCGAAGGCCTCGGCGACGGCTCCGGTGGCGAGCAGACGGCTGAAGCGCCGGTCCGCCTCGTTGCGCTGGCGTAGGACTTCGGCGAGTCGAACGACCGGCGTTCCGGAATGCCGGATGACGTTTCGGAGCGCGTCGCCCCGCTGCACGCTGTAATGCTGCTTCGTATCCCCCACGAGGAGCAGTCGCGCGCGGACCTCGGTCGCGATCCGCGTGACCTGATCCAATTGCTGCGTCGAAAGGAGCCCGGCTTCGTCGATCAACACGACCCGGCCGGCCGCCTGCGCCTGCATCGTTTCGCTGACGAGGAAGCGTTGCACCGTATCCGCCTGTTCCAGGCCACTGGCCAGCATGGCATCCCGCGCCCGGGTGGTCGGGGCGAGCGGAAGGAACCGAGTGCCGCCGGCCCCGAGGTGTGCGCGTTCGATGGCGGTCAACACGGTCGTCTTGCCCGTGCCGGCGTCGCCGATCAGGACGCTCAGAAAGTCCCGGCTTTCGAGCAGCGCGGTCGCGGCCGAACGCTGGCCGGCGGTCAGTTCTGGCGGAAGCTGCGTCGGATCGCCCAAAGGGAAGCGTTGGTTGCGGCCGACGCGCACGCGCTGCACCGCCGCGTCCTCTTCGCGCCGGATTGGCCGCAGGCTCATCTCGCCGTCCTTACGAATCGCATCCGGGTGGACTTCGAGCGCCTCGCGCAGTTCGCGCCAGCGGTAGAAATCCGGGTGCAGTTCGAGCGCGGCGTTCAGCACCTCACCCTCGCGGACGACACTGCTGCGCTCGTAAACATGGCGCAGCGCCGCTTCGAGAACCGAACGTGTGTTGCCGTGCGACCATTGCATGCGCGGTGCTTGTTGGCGTGCGGCGCGGACAAGACCGTCGAGCGCGCGTGCTTCGTCGGCGTTCAACTCCGCGCGTTGCTTCGCTCGCACGGCCGGGGTGGAGATTTCCGTGAGTTTATCCTCGCGCGATTCGCGGACGAGAATCTCGACCTCCCGCTTCGTGGGCTTGCGCCCCTTGTTCGCCGCGAACTCCTCCGCCAGGCGTTGCACCTGCCGGGTGCGCTTCGAGAAGCGCTCGCGCAGGTGCTCGACCCCGCGCACGGCAAAGCCCTTCGAGTTCATTTCATACGGTTCGTAGCCCAGCGACCGCAGCCGCGAGGCTAGCTCGCGATACATGACCTGCCGCAGATACGCCGAGGCGCGCAGCATCTCGACCGGTTGTAGCGCGAGCCATTCGTTGCGCGCGGCGTCCCACGTCGCATTCGCGAGCACCGCATGCCCATGCAACTGCGGATCGAGGTCGCGACTCGCATCATGGAAAAACAACGCCCCGACGAAATTTCCCGTGAGACGGAAGGCTTCCGTTCCGGCCGCTTCGCCGCGACGCTCACGCACCGCCGCGAAGCGCTCCATTTCGGCGAGCGCCGTTTTCACGGATTCCACGAACGCTTCGCGGACCCTCTCATCGCCCCCGACCATCGCCAGCACACTCACGTCCTTCGGCGCGGAGAGTTGCACATCGAAGAACGCGACCCGGTTGGCCTGATCCCGTGCGGTGAGTGCTTCGCCGGTCCCCGGGTGCCGATTCTGCCGCAAGGCCTCGAATGATTTGTCGGTGACCGGTCCCGTCAGTCCGAGCGCTCGGGCACCTTCGCCGATCCACTCGCCGCGCACCTCCTTTTCGCCTTCCGACCAGTAATCGTTCTTCCGCAGGTGATGCGAAAGGTAAGTGGCTCCGTTCCGAATGACTCCCACGGTGATCATGCCATCATCACGCCCGAACAAGCCGTCCACCTCAACGGAGCGCCCCTCCCGATTCCGGGGTAGCGGGCCTACCGGTCGCACGGTAGTCCTCCGCTTCGTGGGCGGACATCAGCGGCTACGATGAGCTGGGAAGGTCGGCGAAAATCCCCCACGCTTGTTTGGCCACAGACGCAATACCCTAACGAGTTCGTTGGGATCGGGCCATCGAGCTTTCACAGATCGGCCAAACGCGCGCGGGACCGGCCGAACTACCCTTTTTTCGGTAGGGTCGCTGCCTCGCGGATTCGGCGAAAGCGCGCTTCGTTCTCCGCACGATCGGTGATGAAAACGCTCCCGGCACCTCACGTTTTGATGCGCCAATGGCTGCACGATCCGCAAGCCATCACGGTAGCTGCGTTCGCAGTTTCCGCCCTGTTTCTGGGCATCGCAGGATGGCTGATTCAGCGGAATCTTCGCCACAACGAGCCGGGGCTGCGCCTCCCGCTGGCGCTCCCTTTTGCCCTCGCGATCTCCGCCTCCGGTCTGTTCGGGGCAATCCGGTTGCCCTCACCTTGGGGATACGTTGTCGGGGCCGTCCTGTGCGCGCTGGCGGGCGGATTATTCTACTACGCCGACCATCGCCGCTACGTGCGCGACCCCGCTGGCAAGGTGGTGGCGGACCGGTGGCAAATCGTGCTGGCGTTCGCCGGATTCAAGTGGACACGGGACAAGGCCAACCGGCACTTCTTCTTCTCCGGTGACACCGGTTCCGGCAAAACCTCAGGCATGAACGGCCTGCTCGCCGACCTGATGCGGCGCAATCCCACGCTCGGCGGCGTGGTCATGGCGAACAAGGGCGACGAGTGGTTTTACCTCGAATGGCTCGCGAAGAAGTATGGCCGCGAGCACGACATCATCCGCCTGCGTCCGCGGTTGGTCGGCGAGCCGGGCAAGGCAATCCACCGTCTGAACGTCACGGGCGACGCCCGGTTGCCGTTCACGACCCGGGCGCGGATTTTGGTCGATACGGCCGCCGCCCTGAATCCGAAAGATGAAAAAGGCTTCTTCAAAGTGAAGGGCGCCGCCCACATCGGGCGGGCCTTTGAATTGCTCGCCGACATCGGCCGGCCCACGACCGCGACCAACGCCTACGACCTGCTGACCTCGGAAAGGGAGCTGAAGGCGGCGTTGGAGAAGCTCACGGAACTGGAGCCGACCGAGCGCCGTATTCGCCTCGCCGAGACCTTGGAGCAGACCTACCTGAAGCATGAGGCGAAGGAGCAACGGGCCGGCGAGATCGGCACCTCCCAGAACTACCTCGAATATCTCGGCACGGCCGAAATCGCTGAAATTTTCAGCTCCAATGAGCCGGACACTTGCACCATGGCCGACGTCGATAAGGGCAAAATCTTCTGCATCGACGTGCCCCAGGACTACACCACGGAGCGGCAGTATGTGTTCACCGTCATCAAGCTTCTGCTCTACCGGCACGCCCTCCGGCGCTACGCGCTACCCCCTTGGCAGAAGTATGCGCTGAACCAGCTCGTCTACGTCGGCGACGAGTTCCAGAACGCCATCACCGCCAGCCACGACGGCACCAGCGACTTCAACGTCATCGACCGGCTCCGCGATTGCATGCTCATGCTGGTGGTGTCCGCGCAGGCCTTCGAGTCGTTGATTCCGCCTCAAACCAAGGAACAAGCCGAGGTTCTGGCCCTCAATCTTAAGAACCTCGTGATGTATCGGGCCGCGTCCGAGGTCGACGCTCTCCGGTGTGCGAATGCGTTGGGTAAACACTGGGTTGAGCGTGCCACCCGGACCGTGCATTTGGACCATACGGCCCACACGTATCAGCGGGTGGAGGAGTATCGGATCAAGCCGCACGAGTTCAGGAGCCTGCCCGACCACACCGCTGTTGTGCGTCACTGCACGAATGGCTTCAAAAAAGTCTCCCTCCGGCCGTCCTAATCGCCTATACTACACTTTCGTTCGATGAACCCCCAAAAGAGCCCTGAAATCACCGTCCAAACCCTGCTCGCCCTCCGCAAGGAGGAGGACGCAGTCCGGCTGATCACCGAGCGCCTGCGGGTGAAGGAGATGGGGCCGGCCGACCACATTCGCACGAAGCACGAGGTGAAGGCGTTCGTGGATTCTGGCGCGGAATCACTGGCAAAGACTCTCTTGGAAAAGGCAACTGAACGGCTTGGAACGGTTCAGAATCTGGCCATCAAAAATTCCATGATCCGCGAAAACCGGATGGTTCAATAGAGCAAGAGTGCGCCCCCGTTTCCAAAGTTTATCCTGGGCAAACCTGCGAAACCGGTCATTCTTGTCGAATGCCTTCCTTACTCGAACGTGAAATCGCAGACGCTTGTGTGGGCACAGCAGCAGGCACCACGTCACGTATGCAAGCATTGGCTAAAATTCGCTGGGTGCTAGCCACAGAAAACGGCATGTTCGTGATGGTCGATTCCGTTGCGCGCGTCCGTCTCACGGACCACCTAAGCGAAGCCACTATCTACGACGGACGAGACAACGAAACTTTGAAATGCAGATTCATGGAGAGCATATTGAGGGTGCCCCTCTTCGTCGTTCTTCTCGACAACGAATAACTCCTATGGGGCTGACGTATCATTTCCAATTCGTGGCGCCAGCGACCGTAGAGTCCACCGACTTGGCGGATTTCTTGCTTGGGGTTGAATATGAGGCAAAGGCCGCGGGATTTGATCCGACGATTGTAGTCAATGCGCCATTCGATACAGTAGAACAGCGACAGTTTGCCCGAAGGCTCACGACAGGGATTGCGGTCGAGGGTGAAAAACTAAAGGGCGTTGGATTGTCGAAGCATCAATTTGTTATTGCTCATGATCCCTCAACCGGTTGCTGCCGAATCGGCCCTGCTCACGGTGTCCTATTGGTGGTTACGAATGAGCGAGGGGTGGAGGTGGTGTTCGGCTTTTTTCGTTATCCCGCAGTGATCAAAGACGATTCTGGCACGGAGTTAATGCCAATGCCAACAGGCGCGGAGTGGACATTCTCGGAATTCCTTAAGTCGCCCGACCCACGTTACCGAGGGATCATTAGGCTCTTCAAAGATGCTGGCTATCTGGCGTTGGAGCACGACGACTACGGAGTAACCGTTCCGGCATAGCGGTAATTTCTAACGCTCTTTTCTCAATGAGCCTGCGGAACGCAGCCACTGTTACTTCCGTCTTCTGTGGAACCAAGGCGTGCTCCCAGATTCGCACCACCTTCCAGCCGTTTTTCCGAAGCGTGCGATTCACCAGGCGATCACGATCTTGATTGCGGCTGATCTTCTGAGTCCAAAATTCCGTCCGGCTCTGGGGGAGCCGAAAGTGCTTCGGACAAGCGTGCCAAAAGCACCCATCTACAAAAACAGCGAGGCGGATTTTTGCGAAAACGAAGTCTGGTTTGCCAACCATTGTGTAGCCCCGCCGCCAGCCGGTGATACCACGGACTTTAAAGATTTCGATCAGCCGAAGCTCAGTATCCTTGTTTCCTGAGGACCGGATACGAGACATCACCGCAGAGCGTTTGGCCTTGGTGAATACGTCTGTCATTCTTAAGCAAGATCTGAAACTTAACGCAGGATATCCGCCACCAAACCTCCGATTTGCTTGGCGAGATAGGGGGGCACGGCATTACCAACTTGTTTGTATTGCTCGGTCACAGGTCCCTCAAAAAAATACGTGTCTGGAAATGTTTGGAGCCTCGCGCCTTCGCGCACGGAGAGGCTGCGGCACTGGCTCGGATCGTGATGAATGTAGTAGTGCCCGTCCTTCGCGATATGGCACGTGATTGTTGTCGAAGGGCGCCCGCTTAGTTGAACCCGGAATCTATCGGCGAAGGGAATGTCTTTGGCGTCACCCTTCACGTTTTCATGATTCGGGCGAAGGTAGTGAGGAACATCGGCTAGGCTCGGTGAGCGTTCATGAACGGCGGCATATGCCGACCAGAAAAAATAGCGGCGAAGGTCTGACGCCATGTGGCCCCGGCTGTTGTGATTCAAAACGCCGCCAACAACACTTCCGTCCAACCACGACGAGAGTTTCCGACTTTGCGACTCCAGGGATAAATTGAGTGCCAAGCGGAAGAGCCGGATCAATGGCCTGCAACTGGACATCAATAAAACCGCGCATTTTAGCGTCCAAGTTATCAAATTTGTATCCACCTAGTTTCAGAATTTCATCGCGCCATTGATGTGCCGAATCCGGCTGGCGAGAAATGCGGCTGCGTATCGACGGAAGCCCATCGAGCACATCATCGATAGTAACTCGGATATTTGTCGCAGGATTGAGTGTGCGGGCCTTAAGCTTAAGGTCACTTCGTATTCCGAGAATAAACACACGGGACCTTGATTGAGGGACTCCGTGCTCCTCGGCATGCACTACAAACCGCCTTGGGTCAGTCTCACCTAAGTTGAGCAAATCACCGTAATCGTTGATTGGATGGAGATCGTAATCTGCGTCCCCGAGATCTTGGTAAATTCGAGCAAACATGCTTTCCCCGCCTAGCTTGGCTGACAAAAGCCCTGGGACGTTCTCCATGAGAAATACAGCCGGACGGAAGCGAGACACGATGCTTAGATATTCTTCGTAAAGGCGATGCTTCGGATCTGCCTCAAACTCTTCTCGCTTTTCATGGCGGCGCCTCGCACGTCCAACCAAAGAATACGCTTGGCACGGTGGGCCGCCAATCAGCACGAACTCTTTACTTTTGTTTCTTTTCAATGCTGCGTCGATCCGGGATTCGATTTCACGGTCGGTGCTCTCCGATTCGCCCATAGTGGCGCGCATAGCCTCCGCCTGAGCTGCAGCTCCAGCCACTCCTGAACGTTTGAAAAGTTCTTCGCGATTGATGCTAGTCTTCACATATGCCACATAATCAGCGAGATTCCCGCTGCGCCGAAGCAGCCGGAAGAGTGCCCGGAGTTCCAGTGTGCAGTGGGCGAACTCGTTCATTTCCACCGAGAGCGCCGTTTCGAAGACATGGTTTCCACGTGAATCAACGACGCTGGAAAAGCCTTCGTTCAAGCCGCCTGGGCCGGCGAACAAATCAATAAGAGGTATGGGCATTAAATGGCTCCTGAGAAAAAACCTAGATCGGGAACGTCTGTTGTTCCCACGACAAGCCCACGGTCAAGAAATCGATTAAATTTCTCGCATGAGGTTTCCGCAATAAGCGCGCAGCAATGGCACGCGGCGATATTCAATCCGTCCGTTCCTTGGCCACCGTTTTGCCCGATTTCTGTGCAAACCGGATCGGATGAACACCAGCGAGCGTCTTCTAAGGCTTGTTCGAGGATTTTTTGGAAGCGCATGGGATCGCCCATACGCACCAAGCCGCCCAAGCTGCCCTCGCTGTCGCCCGAAGCCGTGTAGATTAGCAGGCCGGCCATGTTTTCATCCGGCTTCGCGGAATCGCAATTCACATAAAGGCGTTCCCGTAAGGACGACGCTCCGTAACCACACTCAAAGGCGAGTCGCTTGATCAACAGATGCGCCAACGTGTGCAGCATGACCAGCCGTGGCGTGACGATTTCCCTTTCCCGTTGCGAAGCGTCAGCGGACGCGTCCGCTCTTTGCTGCAAGCTGTCGAGATACCGAGCCTTAATGATTCTGGCCTCCCAATCGGCCAGCGGTTCTTCCTGAAAGCGGATAAAGATTCCTTCGCCGTAAACTTCTGCGGCCGGAAGCCAGCGGTCATCTACCGTGGCAGGCATCGACCGCCACATCATGCTTTGATACGAAGGAGCGCCTGGTGGTTTTTGCGGGAAGAGGCGTGAGAAGCCGTAGAGCGCGCGGGTTTCCTTGAGACGGTCAACCAAGTGAAGGCCCTCCACCCGTTCTCGATACCACGCAGCGGCCGAGGCCGGGATTTCTGTTCGGCGCACGACGAGGTCGTCCGTGGTCACCTTGCGCTCGTGGTTCTTTTGCAGGGCGGCATACTCGGGTATGCGGATTTCCAAGTCATTCGCTTCGGTGGTGTCTGAAGCCTCTTGGGAGGTCGGCGTTGGCACAGGTTGCGGCGAAAGCGCCGCGAGAATCGCCGCCATCCCGACGCCGGAAAAAAGGTCAGGGAATTTTGAGAGAATATCTTTGGTGATGGCCTCATCACTGTCTTTCAAGCTCCGTCGCAACTTGATCGTCTGCCGCACTCGGACATCATCCAGCGCGATCCGAAGACTTTCGGTGGCCGTTTGCGCCGCTGTAGGTATCCAGAGCGCGCTGGCCACCCGGGCGTAGTGGACGTTGGTCGAGTTGATAAGGACGGCCTTCATGTGGCAACCACAAGGTTGGCCGCGAGGCTCCCCTAACCATACGCGCCCACCCAAGCATGTGAAGGGTTCTGGATTCGAGCCGGGCTGGTCGCTGCCTAGCAGCCGCTGGCTTAGATAAGTCACACTCTGACCGGCATCTTCTTTTCCTCCCATGATGCCGCCCAAGGCCCGCTTCTTCCCACACTTACATTCTATGCTGATATCATTCAGCGATCCAGAGCCACCCGCTTTGTAGAAAAGATCCTGCGGGCAGGCCGAGGCACGCTCGCGGTGGACCCATTCGCGCCACGGGAAGTCCATCAGGTGTCCGTTTTCACAGGCCGCTACAAAGCGCACTTGGCGCATGATGGCTTTGCCTCCCTTATGCTGAGCTCCCGGACAATCGTCGCGATGGCAGGTGTGGTCACCTTGGGCACTCAACTGGGATTGGCGCATGACGCCGCACAAGGGACAGACCAACCAAGTGGGGAAGCGAAATACAGGAACGCTAAGCGATGGAGAGTCGGGAAGGTCTGTTTCTGGCCCGGGTGGTCGTCGGAAGTGAGAGACATTAAGCTGCTTTTGTAAACGTGGCTCCGTTATTCGAACGCACGTAAGTTGATCGCTTGTTGCGCGCTTTTTCCCTGGTGGATTTTGAGGAGTTTCGAACCAGCAATCGAGACCGGCCGTGACAACGGCTTGGGCTCCTTTAAGAACATGGATGGCACCCACGCCAAACGGTGCGATGGCCTGAGTGCGTCGAATAGAGTCGGACATGGTATCTGGAGGTGGTTAGGTGCGTTTGCCGAAGATGGCATCCATGCCGTCGTTCTCTGGAGTGTTTGCGGCGGCAGCAGGCGCCACTTCCTGCGCGGCCTCGGGATAGATGCTCACCAAACATTCCGCATCGACGCCGCGCATACTAGTCGGCGTTTCCCAAGTGATTTCCTGCCACTCGGGCGGGCAGGGAGTGCCGTAAAAACGCATGAGCGGCAGGTCGCCTTCGCCTTCCCGATTTTCCCACGCGGAGGGATCTGAGCCTCGCCACTCACTTCTTCTCCGAGCCAAGGTCTGGCGCAGCACGGACAGAGCGTGATCTTTCGCATTTTTGTCGTCCGCGAACAGCAGCTCGACACGTTCCGCAGCCATTTTGGCGAAGGCCATGAACTCGATTTCAAGCGGCGTTCCGGTGATGCCCATCGGCCTCGGTAGCCTGATGGCGTCTTCGGGCAGTTTTTGGCGCATCCATGCAATCATGGCTCCGTGCAGAGCGCGTTCCAGCACTGGAAGGGTAAACGGCGTCACGCTGGAGGGTTCCACTTGCGCATAAAGCCG
Coding sequences:
- a CDS encoding copper chaperone Copz family protein; its protein translation is MSDCCSPEKSASATEGAPQAKTKAFCPQCKRPGRTVSTLTLKHQVRPEFLTAVNHGAFYFCGTPECQVVYFSVGGLTLTKANVRRPITQKDAENAPVCYCFGFTPAMVREEIAASGKSTVVERIASEMKAGLCACEIRNPQGSCCLGNVKAVVKAALVAHGS
- a CDS encoding cation transporter — protein: MKSAKQSWILAGGLLSALAASLCCIGPLAAVALGLGSFAAAGWFAASRPIFLGVTVGLLIVAWFLAIRARRLQCAADAACARLPAKRWPLVLLSFCTLVVAGVALFPEAARSVADRARPASTTTAGGSVLRVRIPSMDCAACAVGIEGTLQRVAGVRSAAVRYATKEAEITYDAAVVSQATLIAHIDGTGFKAEPLK
- a CDS encoding heavy metal-responsive transcriptional regulator — translated: MTIGELAKQAGVNVQTVRYYERVKLFPATHRWPGSGYRDFDDDALRRLRFILSVKELGFTLREIKELIDLQILPGESCAEVKQLLESKRDEIDRRMKEMKRLRRNLDELVDACQARSTDATCPALWAMMTRAEKAPKR
- a CDS encoding relaxase domain-containing protein, translating into MITVGVIRNGATYLSHHLRKNDYWSEGEKEVRGEWIGEGARALGLTGPVTDKSFEALRQNRHPGTGEALTARDQANRVAFFDVQLSAPKDVSVLAMVGGDERVREAFVESVKTALAEMERFAAVRERRGEAAGTEAFRLTGNFVGALFFHDASRDLDPQLHGHAVLANATWDAARNEWLALQPVEMLRASAYLRQVMYRELASRLRSLGYEPYEMNSKGFAVRGVEHLRERFSKRTRQVQRLAEEFAANKGRKPTKREVEILVRESREDKLTEISTPAVRAKQRAELNADEARALDGLVRAARQQAPRMQWSHGNTRSVLEAALRHVYERSSVVREGEVLNAALELHPDFYRWRELREALEVHPDAIRKDGEMSLRPIRREEDAAVQRVRVGRNQRFPLGDPTQLPPELTAGQRSAATALLESRDFLSVLIGDAGTGKTTVLTAIERAHLGAGGTRFLPLAPTTRARDAMLASGLEQADTVQRFLVSETMQAQAAGRVVLIDEAGLLSTQQLDQVTRIATEVRARLLLVGDTKQHYSVQRGDALRNVIRHSGTPVVRLAEVLRQRNEADRRFSRLLATGAVAEAFGFADRRGLIREAADDNAMFAQAAEHYVGNRMRGIETLVVIPFWEEIERFNAQVRPALRQAGLLGEAEVTREAVKPLTWTEEQKIHWDQYRPGDRLLFARDTRFFKRGVAAEVIAVLPDGLRVRGPKGREAKITRKQRAAFEVGRAQSLAVSVGDRLLIRGREDDAGFANGDFKEVAQVDPKADRIVFTDGRELPRTFAAWTYGHALTSYRSQGSTSEESLLVLGEVAMRALARRQFYVGNTRYRGAHAIYLSNKAEILSRLARPDPGRELATEFMARHRLTLDERLAPRATRGLRAGVREAWHSAVRKLRGLATAQGEGRKA
- the vsr gene encoding DNA mismatch endonuclease Vsr, giving the protein MTDVFTKAKRSAVMSRIRSSGNKDTELRLIEIFKVRGITGWRRGYTMVGKPDFVFAKIRLAVFVDGCFWHACPKHFRLPQSRTEFWTQKISRNQDRDRLVNRTLRKNGWKVVRIWEHALVPQKTEVTVAAFRRLIEKRALEITAMPERLLRSRRAPTPDSQHL
- a CDS encoding DNA cytosine methyltransferase, producing the protein MSSCRPLIRLFRLALNLSLESQSRKLSSWLDGSVVGGVLNHNSRGHMASDLRRYFFWSAYAAVHERSPSLADVPHYLRPNHENVKGDAKDIPFADRFRVQLSGRPSTTITCHIAKDGHYYIHHDPSQCRSLSVREGARLQTFPDTYFFEGPVTEQYKQVGNAVPPYLAKQIGGLVADILR
- a CDS encoding DUF1998 domain-containing protein — encoded protein: MRQSQLSAQGDHTCHRDDCPGAQHKGGKAIMRQVRFVAACENGHLMDFPWREWVHRERASACPQDLFYKAGGSGSLNDISIECKCGKKRALGGIMGGKEDAGQSVTYLSQRLLGSDQPGSNPEPFTCLGGRVWLGEPRGQPCGCHMKAVLINSTNVHYARVASALWIPTAAQTATESLRIALDDVRVRQTIKLRRSLKDSDEAITKDILSKFPDLFSGVGMAAILAALSPQPVPTPTSQEASDTTEANDLEIRIPEYAALQKNHERKVTTDDLVVRRTEIPASAAAWYRERVEGLHLVDRLKETRALYGFSRLFPQKPPGAPSYQSMMWRSMPATVDDRWLPAAEVYGEGIFIRFQEEPLADWEARIIKARYLDSLQQRADASADASQREREIVTPRLVMLHTLAHLLIKRLAFECGYGASSLRERLYVNCDSAKPDENMAGLLIYTASGDSEGSLGGLVRMGDPMRFQKILEQALEDARWCSSDPVCTEIGQNGGQGTDGLNIAACHCCALIAETSCEKFNRFLDRGLVVGTTDVPDLGFFSGAI